tttatcttttgtatatcttttccattctcatttttcaattcattttctagtttttctttcagctccttttccttatattttttacaattttgtaactgtctacagtattttattgtaaactttttaactaaatgttccacattctcccaccacattcttttgtcctcattataaatttcattccctttttccttttgaataatttcctttatacttaaaacatagtcttcattctttaaaaccgctgtgtttaaaacccatacccctggccctcttttcacattactccagtctagattcataaaaattggcttatggtcactcagacttgtttcttcatatttgatcTTGCTTATAAACCCTTCCACATttcttgtgcataaaataaaatcgattcttgtttgacaaaaaaaatataaaattccccactgtcttcttgagtactcttttgtttgttgtagacTGTTGGGGAGGGTTGGTAATGGAGGTGGGTGCTTGGTGAAGGGATGTAGAGGGAAAACTGGAAGAGTGGTAATGAGTAGGGAGAGGAAGAGCGTTAGGACTTGTAGAGAAAGACTGGGTAGAAATAATCTGGGTTGAAGAGTGAGGGAGGTTGGAAGGGAGAGAGAATTGAGGAGGATTAAGAGTGGAAGGGATGGCTGAAAGAGTAGGGCTGGAGTTTTCACTGGAATGTGGAGCTGGAGGCAAAGGGAGGGGGGTGGAAAGTCAGAGAGTGGCGTCATTATCTGGTGGATTGTCCATGTTTTGGAATGTTATGGTAGGTGCAGTTTGTCCAGTTCCATGGGATTGctttttattgcttttcttgGTTGCTTTCTTTAATGCTCCAGAGAGATTTCGTGCATGTGGAGCTGTGGTGTGTTGAGGATAGGGGGTGTGGTGGCAGCGAGCGGTTCTGCTGTGCTGAGGCGGCGGAGTTGGTGATGAGATGGATTCTTAGAGTTTTAGTAGTTTCATTTTATTGCAGCTGTTGGGGATGGAGATTCCGGCATTTATGAGGGTCTGGCGGCGTTCGTTCACAGTCATCTTGTTGAAATTGAGGGATGATGATCTTCCGGAGGCGTATGAAGAAACTAGAAAAGGTGGGTGGCGATTTTGAGTGATGGGGGATGGGGATTGTATGCAGCATTGAGTCCTTGCTGAAGAAGAGAGGATAGGCCTTCGGCCTCTTATTGGAGCCTCTGTATCGAGTCGGCTTCTAGGCTGGGCTTGGTGTTGTTGAACCCGAGCTGGTGTTTCTAGGAGAGCGGAGTTTCTAGTTTCATCAACTAAATTGCTACTAGTAAAAATTGGTTTGTCCTCCACACACTTCTCCCCCACTGTTACATCCTCTCTTCCCTCAAACATACACGGTTCTCACTTCTTGATGTAAATAGTTCAgcagaaacactccactttaacATCCTGCCTAGGTGAGATCAGTCCTGTCTCCACCAGACCAATGCACCCTACTCCCTGGCTGTCAGATGGTCTGAGAATGGTTAGTGTTAGGGCATGTTCTGAGATAACATAGAACAGCACCCAGGGCAACAGAGAGAGCATGGCACAAATCAAAAGCCATCACTGACCTCAGCAGGCACCAAACCCAGCTGGTACTATTAGCCTCCCAATTCCATTCGACCAAAACCCCATACTACCAtaacaaaatattcatttacaaaatacaacTCATAAAATCAAAAGACAATTTGTGAATTAACAAAAATTGGATTAGTGAATTTAAGAGTTGTGTGCTACTTCAAAAAAATTCCAGAGACCTAAGGAGAACACTAAATGTGTCCCTCCTTGGCAGTGGCTTTCTTTGAATACTACATGTGTTTATTGCAACCAAGTTATTCAATGGTTTTTAACTCTTATAGCAGATGAATCCTTTtgcatgtgtctgaaatgtatgatgtctggtgctaaacaaaagctagtgatatttgcaatacattggtgtaaatgaaaaactactatcagaaacagtatttgtcttgtaacatttgatgtaagatagtaacgaatttacaagatattttaatacatataaaattaccaagcagtctgttaatgacttaCCCTGAGCATAATGATACAGGGCGTGGGCCTGCcctccatggcaactgctcattggaagacacgGCCGTAGAGATGGACCGaaccagatcacttaaaaacctactgcaacagtaaaaaactttgctttttgcattagttCGCTGCTGCTCTCTGCCCTCTCTCGCCTTGCTCTTGGACACTGCACTGCCATGCAATCGGGCCGCAAAGAACCTTCCATGCAACCCATTAAAGTTTAGGAACCGCAGAAACTGTAAAAAACGTctgcaaaccgactctcagcagagTCTGTCACCCCGTTATCCCaggacaacttccactcacaagcGAGTGAATCCCAAGGATGTCACTGAAACggagtcaccaaccaatcaggaacgCCGTGTTTTGTCGAGGCCAGTCggcgaaggaaactcaaacaaatgttgtattttgctgatctggtgcaaattgatcttaagcagttaaagataagccaaatctctgcttttgtggtttctgaggtgtgattctaagatcgAGAAATATAAGCTAaaattaatttgggacggttgtcaaATCATTTTGCACAaacaccagaattgagaaccactgctctgaggtactcaaaataacaaactaacaCACTCAACATGAATTGCCTTCCTAAAGTTACAtctctacttcagtatatccctgtaaatatttctttacaatatttaaatcagTTTGATAATTTAGACAATTAATTTCTTTGGAACAGTAAGCAGCCTAGGTTGCATAAGAGTACATtgcaacagccagttgataaaaaaagggttggggcttcctgagcatttatttcattaatgcgccttcagtctgagacacctcgtgcactggtccatccctcctgagagagctccatcttggtttatggttgaacaagccatcctacttccccttccaccactacagtgattatccatctatttatttatttcattttgtaaataagttatttttgaggctgatctcAGAAATATAGgttttactgacagaattttaggtgcaaGCTAGGACTGTCTCTATTATTTGCAGATAACGTTGTCCGTTTGGCTTcataggacatggaccttcagtaTGCAGTGGGacagtttgctgctgagtgtgacatggcagggaaagaaacagcacctctTTATCAGAACATTTATCACAACCGGACACATTttgcaaagtgttatgacccACTTGTTCGTGTCGCAccataaaagagagatgagctttcaaaatagcctgaatgcaaatcatttattataaagtgtaactcatagaacaatcaatcaaagcaaccaacataGTCTAGAGGTAATAATGAAGATTAAGAACTTAGGATATaaatcacaacaacactttaactacatgatactgcaaaacaatgcaaagtaatgcaaaacaaaaccataaggttaaagagtcaataagatggcaggtcttgacatgaggactcctgagtagccacagctacagggtagctagcacaacaacttttatatacccattgagtaatgcaggcatccaatcaggatttaccacacactccaatctggagtctagggatcatcacagtgtattaatattgtaaaacttaatacctgtcgctctgcctaaatcacaaaatattcataaagtttgtattctactcaaaaaagtaaatgtagtaaactagaaagaatcttgaacctaaaagtaaagaaactcactaataaaagatgcaacacaggacaattgaatgAGCTTTCTAAACTGAGGCCCTGGTACATTGCAAACTAAccatcctggagctccaccttgtCTGATGTCCGGTGTGTTCTCCACTGTGAATCGCATGGTGCTGTttaaattttggagctgtaataaaagtcttctcacactcaagcacatgtactctttcacaccagtgtggatcttcatgtgttcattaaggtttgctgatcggttgaaactctttccacactgagtccatgtgaatggtttctctccagtgtggatcttcatgtgtttattaaggtctgatgagtagctgaaactcatcccacaccaaagctgcggtcacactagagtttgagcatgcaaaattctgttgtacggtgctgcaaaaaggagcgggattaaacaagatgattagacattaaaaaagtgagcgattgggtccatattttacatttctgtccagagaggtcatgttttgatctacgatctatggggagaaaagtccagtgtgaccgcggctcaaatgcaagtgaatggtttctttccagtgtggatcttcatgtgtagattaaagtttgatgattggctgaaactcttcccacactgagtgcaagtgaatggtttctctccagtgtggatcctcatgtgtttattaagggatgatgattggctgaaactcttcccacactgagtgcatatgaatggtttctctccagtgtggatcctcatgtggtgataatgggatgatgaatggctgaaacttttcccacactgagtgcatgtgaatggtttctctccagtgtggatcctcatgtggtgataACGGGATGATGAaaggctgaaactcttcccacactgagtgcatgtgaatggtttctctcctgtgtgaatcctcatgtggtcTTTAAGGGATGATgaatggctgaaactcttcccacactgagtgcatgtgaatggtttctctccagtgtggatcatcatgtgaatcttaagatagcctttttttccaaaactctttccacactgagtgcaggtgcacGTGAAACGATTCTtgcctctccttttcaaaataccatcagtctgtgaatgagtttttttctcaattttgacatgatgttcctcctctttactccccttattctcttcaattaggtctgaaataaaaaaaaaaaacgttagttTTCACAAAGTCTCAAAAattcatcaaaagctgaaaactgaaaagacactggaaacattggctacacacactgtaattttgatgcacattaaatgtaaaaaatcagataatattttgtttggtccatttacgtgtacacatttaagcagattcaattcaattcatcttaatttacattgtaaaagcattaGATAAATAGTGTCACagctgcttaacatagaagttatagtgaatagaaacagtgtcagtccagttttcagaattcCTACATAATGAtaagacacagatttgaaagctgtaaatggcctatttttagtcgtatttattcataattacaacaaaatgttttttctaaattttgtaaagcagacagggaatacttgttTATTCTGTGCCTCACTGGTAAacacatcagaaaaaaaagttctggggtaacagttgaacaaacagctgaatatttgcttcgcagacatgagacatacctgtacagcatctgcataaaggCTGGAATGTGCACCTTTCCCATTGTGTgttgttgggtcattttcatccattccggggtgattttgaggcttaatttggccaaaactttctctctgtttcagcaaacggactgatatttgggaacatcttattttgacatattctaggaaaatgctttaaaaaaaaaaaaaaaaaaaaaacaatacactgggcaaatttactcccttttcgttatattcatggctgttttttttctccattggtctctattataacaaaatttttttgattgcaaagccatgacagcatataatcatacatttatgattgttgttgttttctgtgaCTATAATCAACATTGTTAATTTGGTCTCCACCCATGGGACAGCGAAAAGTAAACTGGCTGAGAGgaggagagttgaagagggcagCATTATGTGGTGTGCGGAGGAAAGAGAAATTGACTGTTGCAGTGCGGGGAAATGAGTAGAGAAACCGTGTCGAGACGAGCAGTGTAAACTTAACGACTGGTTGtgagaaacaaaaagcaaaagtatGTATCGAAGCAACAGAGCAAAGACTGCCATCTCGTACTGGAGTGTTCGTGACATCTGTGAACGAGTGCATCACCAAAGACTTTAGTGCAGTGTGTTCTGAAAAAAATCAACTTACTGATTTATCTTGCTGGCATAGAGTCAGCTGCCGAAAGCCTTTATCCCGCAGTCGACAGTGTCAGAGTTTCCTGTTAAGCACCCGAGGCTGCTACTCACCGGCTGGGTTTGTCGACACCCTCAACCTTCACATCCACACCTCCACGTTCGCCATTTCCCTCTCATTTCCCTTGACCCCTCCGCTCCGTCAGTAAGAAGCAAAAGTTTTTGTTCCCCTTCATAAAGAAACTTCAACATGCGTCTGGAAACCAGACTATGGGAGTTCGTCAGACGACctatcacttctgaagataagaaaacgggccaatcaaatgccatttgaattggcggagcttggcTCCACAGCTGATCCTGATGAGCTAATCAATGCTATATCAGTCTGCTGCTGGAGTCAGCTCactagaattgttgcttcagacccaatCACGAGACTGAAGACACGATATCTGCTAACCTGATTTCAAGTTTACTCACCAGTGCAGGGGAAGACTCGACAGTGGCGGACGATCTGGGATTTCCTGTCCCCTGAGCTGGTGTGCACAAAAGAGTTTCCATTTTAAGAGGCAGATTCCCTAAGAGAGCCACACAGTCATTCaacacgtctttttcaagacgctatTCTGACTGTGCATTTCTGCATGTGGTGGTTCCTATCTCCAGATGATGGGCACGGGTATCACAtgacaggtctgggggtccagcatgttgatgcggtgcccgcggacagctcatgctctcactgtgacggcgtggctgttgcacagcttcAGCTACCCCTGTTGCTCCCTGTGAAAGCGTGGACCCCCCACTCCTCCACAGCGAGCCCAATCCAAGCTTCGGATGGTTGTGCAGTTCATCCCCCAGGATGCCCGTGCGTCCGCTTGATGACACCGGAGATCAAAGGTCCATTACGACATCGGAGGGCGAGCTGTTATTCTTAGATGACAGACCGGGCTCTCTTCCATCCTTCGGGGTGCATTGCGGTTCTCAAATCGGACATAATGGCTGCGCTTCCTGGGCTGTTTTTGCAGTGcggctggagatggcttgtcccccagtctCACTGCCGGACCAACTAGAGGGTGTAACGTGCAGGCTGATGTAGGATCTTCCAGCCCCCCCTCCCCTTCTAGAGGGTGTTTTTTTTATCCACCCGGTCCACATGTGCTTCTGCCTTCACCTCCCTTGATGGCGAGGCAGCCAGTGGGTACGAATCGATTCTCAGGTGGTGGGCGTCACCACCTGGAGGGGTAAGCTGAGACCCCCCGTCTAAGGCCGTTGGGTTATCCGTTTGTCacacaaggttataatagttttggatttttcattagttttagtttctatttcgttttgactttttgttttcaaattctgttagttttaattagttttagaggcagatttactagtttttattagtttctatattttgaaatgatttagttttagtttagtttttattagtttcagtattagcttttgtttttttctaaataaggatatttgttaggtgcaagttTCGAAAtcaatagaataaatattttgtaatataaactCAGCCTTgcattttttgaaacatgtattcagagaaCACATGAACACTATAATCTACCacaaccatctacccatccttaaatttaaatacaacagcccacaagatagcagccttaagtacaatatgtgtgcaaggctgcttctgagaaTAGACACACAGTAATGATGGGCAGGgctggattaaccaatgggccttaTGGGCCCAGACCCGCActtagattttgcctactcttcatcacgaggaagacaagtaggaatcatcaatcagtgtgtgtattatggaggactcagATTCCTAGAACTGGATTGGGGAGGTGTTATCCAAATCCAAAtgtgcattataagtttgtagatgttatacattaaaaatacccttaaatatacatttttagtactgcttcagtgaacttgaacaaatatattaaaatccatCAATTTGCCCtagttgtatttgtattttttttttttcaaaatgtgctttaaaaataagttaaatctttgtagactagaaatatatgtactgtatatcatttattttaaatatgtgggCAATACGTtatatagattattttatttaccaaatattatattaatcttattttttaattcaactataggggtgtggctaagtagggggcctacaagacattgtgcccaggggcctctgaattatTAATCCGGGCCtggtgatgggaagttcagatttttaaagcggatgttaggactcaacattatgtagtcagcaatagaaacttcagtcagttaaaaaaaatcaccatgatctgaaaaatgtctcaCAGTAAAGTTGTGCAACCCAACTAAAGCaggattcacttatttaaattccattacgattgtttgttatgaaataaacttacgtttttcaccagatcctctaatttaagccctcggtttacccgtgcTGCAGTTGTTCACGTTTAGTTCAGTCACGGCAGGCTGTCAaatactgtttgtgtttggttcactgaattTTGCATGCGCAGTATTgtcggttcaccgcttctcaatgtaacgttactgttctaataactgaatgagagtatatattggattatttatagtcagaggggggtattaggcttgttaaaagtaagtagtttgtgaataagtgcttactggagatgcgaattgtttcaaatgattcagttcgatttggtgaactagtttaaccagttcacttagaagatccggttaaaaagattcgtTCGCGATTgtgatacagaaataaaactcattattgggcacaaatgtgttaaagtaataattaaagtgtctgtatttaatgctgtcaccgtgctgctgtcatgtccactcgtttttgttgcgggagcaacagcgaggatgactggaggagaaccggctcaatctggccaatggcagcaggactacaaactctgaggtgccgtatgggtcaaacacctgcagcgcaaATTCTATTTACTTCTAAACGGCTTACAGTAAgataatgtattaaatacattcacaaattacaaaaatgaaggaggtttttgctataattttaattagtttcagttagttttgtatgtacacaatacattttcagttagttctattttttttttaaactctcgtttttatttttatttcagttaacgacaattattttacattatagttTTCGTTTTCTCGTTtatttttgttaactataataactgGTAATAATTATAATTGGTCTCTCATGGCCAGAGCCCACAACACTGCAAGCCATGCTGCTTCTGCTTTCACGGGGGCGGTTCTTCCCCAGGCTTATGCATAAGCTTCGCACAGCAATCGACTATGCTCTCATGACCTCATCTCTTGGTGGGCTCGGAAAACTGCTCTCCCCATCAGACCTATCCTCGCTGGCCATTCCTTGCCGAGTGTGCTCTTCTTGCGACTCCAAAATGCTCCACCGTCACAGTCCATTCCACTGGCCTAGCTCCCGCAGTGAGTTGATGCTCCCGTCACAGGTTGCCGTTAAGTCTAGTAATCGGACCGCGAAGCGAACCTGAGGTGGGCCGGTTGGAGAGGAGGAGAACCGTTCTTTCCTCGGTGGAGGCCGGGGCTCCCCCGTGAATGTATGTAGCAATCTGAAAAGAGCGGCTTTTCCTCCCTCTGGGTGTGGAATCCCAATTGCTGCCAGCACGGGACGCATGGTCTTACAGATCTCAGCTTTGGTGTATTTCACCACAGCCTTGAGGGCGCCAGAGGATGAGCTTCTTTCTCACACCTCCAGCCACTCCGCGGGATcctgggaggaaggtaagagtcaATCTCTTATTTTCACCTCTTCCTCGGGATGCTCCACCTCTCGGGGTGAGCACTCCCCATCCCGAAGCTGCCCCTCCGTGGGTACGTCAGCGATTGTTCCAGAGATGCTGC
This region of Danio aesculapii chromosome 4, fDanAes4.1, whole genome shotgun sequence genomic DNA includes:
- the LOC130222190 gene encoding gastrula zinc finger protein XlCGF49.1-like; translation: MAFIKEESEDVKIEETFTVKQEDLQEQTDLIEENKGSKEEEHHVKIEKKTHSQTDGILKRRGKNRFTCTCTQCGKSFGKKGYLKIHMMIHTGEKPFTCTQCGKSFSHSSSLKDHMRIHTGEKPFTCTQCGKSFSLSSSRYHHMRIHTGEKPFTCTQCGKSFSHSSSHYHHMRIHTGEKPFICTQCGKSFSQSSSLNKHMRIHTGEKPFTCTQCGKSFSQSSNFNLHMKIHTGKKPFTCI